Proteins encoded by one window of Branchiostoma floridae strain S238N-H82 chromosome 6, Bfl_VNyyK, whole genome shotgun sequence:
- the LOC118417953 gene encoding cytochrome b-c1 complex subunit Rieske, mitochondrial-like, with the protein MWSSVVRSAGLAPYLTATSQCVASQLRPLIPAVALKADSVLVPPPVEPQTSSTLAKTLPRSALRVTSGVHGPGQVRFAHSDITVPDFNDYRRRDAQDPNKPAVSSDVSRKAFSYMLVGGCAVTCAYAAKNVVQDLVTTMSASADVLALAKIEVKLAEIPEGKSVTIKWRGKPLFVRHRTEEEVNEVRAVDHNTLRDPEPDEIRVQKPEWLVLIGVCTHLGCVPIANAGDYGGYYCPCHGSHYDASGRLRKGPAPYNLEVPEYTFPDEETLIVG; encoded by the exons ATGTGGAGCAGTGTGGTCCGTAGCGCCGGTCTGGCGCCGTACCTGACCGCCACATCGCAGTGTGTGGCGTCTCAGCTACGGCCTCTCATCCCAGCGGTCGCCTTGAAGGCGGACTCGGTCCTGGTACCGCCACCGGTCGAGCCCCAGACGAGTTCTACCCTGGCCAAGACGCTACCCCGGTCTGCGTTACGAGTGACCTCTGGTGTTCACG GGCCAGGCCAGGTGCGGTTTGCCCACAGCGATATCACCGTGCCAGACTTCAATGACTATCGTCGCCGTGATGCTCAGGACCCCAACAAACCCGCCGTGAGCAGCGACGTCTCCCGCAAGGCTTTCTCCTACATGTTGGTTGGTGGCTGTGCGGTCACCTGCGCCTACGCTGCCAAGAACGTCGTACAAGATCTCGTTACCACCATGAGCGCGTCCGCTGACGTGTTAGCGTTGGCCAAGATCGAGGTCAAGCTGGCCGAAATCCCTGAGGGGAAGAGCGTGACCATCAAGTGGCGCGGGAAACCGCTCTTCGTCCGCCACCGCACGGAAGAAGAAGTCAACGAGGTGCGTGCGGTGGATCACAACACCCTGAGAGATCCGGAGCCCGACGAGATTCGCGTGCAGAAACCGGAGTGGTTGGTTCTGATCGGCGTCTGCACGCATCTCGGCTGCGTGCCCATCGCCAACGCGGGCGACTACGGAGGCTACTACTGCCCGTGCCACGGCTCACACTACGACGCGTCGGGGAGGCTAAGGAAAGGCCCCGCCCCATACAATCTCGAAGTTCCAGAATACACGTTCCCCGATGAAGAAACACTTATTGTAGGTTAA